Proteins from one Drosophila gunungcola strain Sukarami chromosome 3R, Dgunungcola_SK_2, whole genome shotgun sequence genomic window:
- the LOC128252388 gene encoding papilin: protein MSPSFATLMLLFMVAAYAADLSSNQLAGIEDFPDFEDNLDSDDVTVTEASNGTKVLTEATIITGTTISSIVTTNDTKTGPTASPIFVNAGEKDTNVSFSAGSVNATTSDSAEDSSTVLTTKDSRTIDSVSTISPTTTQSSTINGFTTTVSTSNPATTISTTRVSTATDSTITVSTTLSTTDESSPSDSTTDSSTTVPSAPPALTTDSTTDKSTASFSTTDSTTEYSTTDSTTDNSSTSDSTTDSIKDSTIDKSTTSVFFTDSTPVITTTTEQQTEDEIVLSLLAEGFAGLIESDSLINAISTLNWNISAGLDNQSEYFGLIENTEELLQNTTKALLSWEAKLLQEVVNSIQRIDLLANRTSDTITHLLRFQKFYHDRIKHLGGKLKATQSEILRRSKRLDNKINFIDQILRTYIEPKVNGLTQSLANLNTSQVNSQIELENLSIVENLTKASIIKMSSLNNQIAIFNQAQESRFYALDIDVKSWAPTKLNTIDDLFQTLSISQKRTDLALAICGSLIYYPNSYSSRLENNKIHYVNYESEKH, encoded by the exons ATGAGTCCTTCGTTTGCGACTCTCATGTTGCTATTCATGGTGGCTGCTTATGCAGCAGATCTGTCTTCAAATCAGTTGGCAGGCATCGAGGACTTTCCGGACTTTGAGGATAATTTGGACTCCGACGATGTTACGGTAACAGAGGCCTCAAATGGAACCAAAGTACTAACGGAAGCCACAATAATAACGGGAACCACCATTTCCTCAATTGTAACCACAAATGATACCAAAACTGGTCCCACAGCTAGTCCTATATTTGTTAATGCAGGAGAAAAAGATACTAATGTTTCTTTCTCAGCGGGATCTGTAAATGCTACCACATCTGATTCCGCAGAAGATTCCTCAACTGTTCTTACCACAAAGGATTCTAGAACGATTGACTCTGTTTCAACCATATCACCAACTACAACTCAATCATCTACCATAAATGGTTTCACAACCACTGTTTCCACCAGTAATCCAGCTACTACTATTTCCACAACAAGAGTTTCCACAGCAACTGACTCTACAATAACTGTTTCCACCACACTTTCTACAACCGATGAATCTTCACCGTCTGATTCTACCACGGACTCTTCAACAACGGTCCCGTCTGCCCCACCTGCCTTAACAACTGATTCCACAACAGATAAATCCACAGCATCCTTTTCCACCACAGATTCAACAACAGAGT ATTCAACAACAGATTCAACAACAGATAATTCTTCAACTTCCGATTCCACCACAGACTCAATAAAGGATTCCACAATAGATAAATCTACAACTTCTGTTTTCTTCACAGATTCAACACCAGTTATAACCACCACAACTGAACAACAAACGGAAGACGAAATCGTTTTGTCCCTCTTGGCTGAAGGTTTCGCTGGTCTAATTGAGTCCGATTCTTTGATTAATGCCATCAGCACACTAAACTGGAACATAAGCGCAGGCCTTGACAATCAGTCAGAGTATTTTGGTCTAATCGAAAATACAGAAGAGCTTCTGCAAAACACCACGAAAGCACTTCTGTCTTGGGAGGCCAAACTTCTTCAAGAAGTCGTCAATTCCATACAAAGGATAGACTTATTGGCCAACCGCACAAGCGACACCATAACACATTTGCTTAGATTCCAAAAGTTTTACCACGATCGGATCAAGCACCTTGGTGGTAAACTTAAAGCAACCCAAAGTGAAATCCTTCGCAGATCTAAGAGATTGGACAACAAGATCAACTTTATTGACCAAATACTTAGGACATACATCGAGCCAAAAGTAAATGGTTTAACACAATCTTTGGCCAATTTAAATACTTCCCAAGTCAATTCTCAAATAGAGCTGGAGAACCTGTCTATAGTTGAGAACCTTACCAAGGCTTCTATTATTAAGATGTCGTCTTTGAATAACCAAATAGCTATATTCAACCAAGCTCAAGAAAGCCGTTTCTACGCACTAGACATCGACGTTAAGTCCTGGGCTCCCACTAAACTCAACACGATAGACGATCTCTTTCAGACTCTAAGTATTTCCCAAAAACGAACCGATTTGGCATTGGCCATCTGCGGATCATTGATCTATTATCCCAATAGCTATTCTAGTCGtttggaaaacaataaaattcacTACGTCAACTACGAATCAGAAAAGCATTAA